From a single Nitrospiria bacterium genomic region:
- a CDS encoding trypsin-like peptidase domain-containing protein, producing MADLENRHKLHIAKNILSTKTDSCLDTNVLGSYLEKKLTQRETLKVEDHIKGCLFCLNQLSELRELIHFEKYKEPLPLSLEERLINSLPQATTPSKDLFSTIKNTILSPTKGWGKTFIPKITWKYAFGTFLSLLVVCSTTVYLTLQFIKPEKTFTTQNTIPDEIVRKAQKAAVKVNVIDKKGKILREVPGFVLDSSGLILTNLSDLNNANSAKIDFNDGSTYQAESVVPDFEKNLALIKVNKENLPALKLSETRAVEIGNKVIKFTGPNDPEGGFSKAVVTKNIPLSTRRGEGKSPYIQLASTTSTNSKGVLLNEAGKVIGMTIQQEEKNSIAIILSESDKIEGNFKPLSEIGQVKNKGEAINMYLKGVLSDNEEKYDEAIKYFKSSIELDNNFEAAHLELGYLYYYKKMYDLEVKEYQEALRINPKNTLARFNLAGSYDQAGLYDKAIKEFEIILQIDPKDKETLYELGVSNVSQGKIEKARANYEALKFLDPGHAGKLKALIDIAENSDAGT from the coding sequence ATGGCTGATCTTGAAAATAGACATAAATTGCATATAGCCAAAAATATTTTGTCAACAAAAACAGATAGTTGCCTAGATACTAATGTACTTGGTTCCTATTTGGAGAAAAAACTGACCCAAAGAGAAACCCTCAAAGTTGAGGACCATATAAAGGGTTGTTTATTCTGCCTAAATCAATTGTCAGAATTAAGGGAGTTAATCCATTTTGAGAAATACAAAGAACCTTTGCCCCTTTCCTTAGAAGAAAGACTAATAAATTCCTTGCCACAAGCCACTACACCCTCAAAGGATTTGTTTTCAACGATAAAGAATACAATTCTTTCCCCAACTAAAGGTTGGGGGAAAACATTTATCCCTAAGATTACCTGGAAATATGCTTTTGGGACTTTTTTAAGCCTGTTGGTAGTTTGTTCAACTACCGTTTACTTAACATTGCAATTTATTAAGCCAGAAAAAACCTTTACCACCCAAAATACTATCCCCGATGAAATTGTTAGAAAAGCACAAAAAGCTGCGGTTAAGGTCAATGTAATTGATAAAAAAGGTAAAATATTAAGAGAAGTTCCAGGATTCGTTCTAGATTCCAGCGGTCTTATTTTAACGAATTTAAGTGATTTAAATAATGCCAATTCTGCAAAAATCGATTTTAATGATGGAAGTACTTACCAGGCCGAAAGTGTTGTTCCAGATTTTGAAAAAAATTTAGCCCTCATTAAGGTTAATAAGGAAAATCTACCTGCTTTAAAACTATCAGAAACTAGGGCCGTAGAAATCGGCAATAAAGTCATAAAATTTACTGGTCCAAATGATCCAGAAGGGGGGTTTTCAAAAGCAGTTGTCACAAAAAATATACCTCTAAGTACAAGAAGAGGTGAAGGGAAATCACCCTATATTCAATTAGCTTCTACTACTTCAACAAACAGTAAAGGAGTATTATTGAATGAGGCTGGTAAAGTAATCGGAATGACCATCCAACAGGAAGAGAAAAATAGCATTGCTATAATTTTGAGTGAGTCAGATAAAATAGAAGGAAATTTTAAACCCCTTTCAGAGATTGGTCAGGTGAAGAATAAGGGGGAAGCTATTAATATGTACCTCAAAGGTGTCTTGTCTGATAACGAAGAAAAATATGATGAAGCAATAAAATATTTTAAATCATCAATAGAACTTGATAATAATTTTGAAGCAGCACATCTTGAACTTGGTTACCTTTACTATTATAAAAAGATGTACGATTTAGAGGTCAAAGAATACCAGGAAGCTTTAAGAATAAACCCCAAAAATACTTTAGCTCGTTTTAACCTAGCCGGATCATATGATCAAGCAGGGCTTTATGATAAAGCAATAAAAGAATTTGAAATAATCCTTCAAATTGACCCAAAAGATAAAGAGACCCTTTATGAACTTGGTGTATCTAATGTAAGCCAGGGAAAAATAGAAAAGGCCCGGGCAAACTATGAAGCATTAAAATTTCTTGATCCGGGACATGCCGGAAAACTAAAAGCACTTATAGATATTGCAGAGAATTCTGATGCGGGGACATAG